Within the Cetobacterium sp. ZOR0034 genome, the region CTACACTATACTGATCTATTGTGCTTCCAAATGAGAATACATCCCACTTCACACTCACTCCACCTCTCCATTCTGCGTTATCAAAGCTATTGTCAAAATGGTGGCTCTCTTTTGATGTTCCGTATGTTGCAAACGCATCTACTTGTGGTAGTAAACTTGATCTCGCAACAATCTTTTCGGCAGCT harbors:
- a CDS encoding TolC family protein produces the protein MKEFMVPENLTTGIDFEKDLDVALNNSLSAKLAINKVDYAAAEKIVARSSLLPQVDAFATYGTSKESHHFDNSFDNAEWRGGVSVKWDVFSFGSTIDQYSV